A genome region from Cucumis sativus cultivar 9930 chromosome 4, Cucumber_9930_V3, whole genome shotgun sequence includes the following:
- the LOC101217468 gene encoding transcription factor bHLH84 produces the protein MEGAISEREWISLSGAYTAEESDFMANLLSNYCIPNELNSDLSLEIPSSYWASSNEPSYYSSDASDSSNIYALSQPNNNLPYTFNDSNPTLWLPNNGASLSLDFSIEDVRNADCLDDNGSNIRKTRQCSRLQQSPADSVVNGKSSQPKRRANDVMVEEAMRDDKVGPVSVENFSRKRPQSLLDVEKTKRSGRARKTSKIASGSCNEEDQIVSPNGQCTSSFSSEDDCNEAQENNGGITSSSTSNGKPRASRGSATDPQSLYARKRRERINERLRILQSLVPNGTKVDISTMLEEAVQYVKFLQLQIKLLSSDDLWMYAPIAYNGMDIGLNLKLMKQDNASQ, from the exons ATGGAAGGTGCCATTTCAGAAAGAGAATGGATATCTCTTAGTGGAGCTTATACTGCTGAAGAATCTGATTTTATGGCTAATTTACTCAGCAATTATTGTATTCCTAATGAGTTAAATTCAGATTTAAGCTTGGAAATTCCATCTTCTTATTGGGCTTCTTCTAATGAACCTTCTTATTATTCTTCAGATGCTTCTGATTCTTCCAATATCTATGCCCTTTCACAACCCAATAACAATCTTCCTTACACTTTCAATGACTCTAACCCCACTCTTTGGTTGCCTAATAATGGTGCTTCCTTGTCCTTGGATTTTTCCATCGAGGATGTCCGGAATGCCGATTGCTTGGACGATAACGGTTCGAATATTCGTAAAACAAGGCAATGCAGCAGGCTGCAACAATCCCCTGCTGACTCTGTTGTCAATGGGAAGAGCTCACAACCGAAACGAAGAGCCAATGATGTGATGGTGGAAGAAGCTATGAGGGATGATAAAGTTGGACCGGTTTCAGTTGAGAATTTCTCGAGGAAGAGACCTCAAAGTTTGCTTGAT GTTGAAAAGACAAAAAGGAGCGGGAGGGCACGGAAGACATCGAAGATTGCTTCAGGTAGCTGCAATGAAGAGGATCAAATTGTTAGTCCAAATGGGCAATGCACAAGCAGTTTCAGCTCTGAAGATGATTGTAATGAGGCTCAAGAAAACAATGGTGGAATCACTTCTAGCTCAACCTCAAATGGAAAGCCAAGAGCCAGTAGAGGCTCAGCCACAGACCCTCAAAGCCTCTATGCAAGG aaaagaagagaaagaatcAATGAAAGGTTGAGAATCTTACAAAGCCTCGTCCCAAATGGTACAAAG GTTGACATCAGTACAATGCTTGAAGAAGCTGTTCAATACGTGAAGTTTTTGCAGCTTCAAATCAAG TTGTTGAGCTCGGATGATTTATGGATGTATGCACCAATTGCTTACAATGGAATGGACATTGGACTTAACTTGAAGTTGATGAAGCAAGACAATGCATCACAATAG
- the LOC101212678 gene encoding vacuolar-sorting receptor 4 isoform X1, whose protein sequence is MGYRNLGFFPFPWLLWLSLVPLCMGRFVVEKNSLRVTSPEKIRGTYDSAIGNFGIPQYGGSLAGVVVYPKENQKGCKDFGDFHISFQSKPGSLPIFVMVDRGDCLFALKVWNAQKVGASAVLVADHLDEPLITMDSPEEDGSTATYVENITIPSALIRKGFSEQLKKEINAGEMVSLSLDWREAVPHPDDRVEYELWTNSNDECGFKCDMLMEFLKDFKGAAQILERRRYTQFTPHYITWFCPQAFTLSRQCKSQCINHGRYCAPDPEQDFNSGYDGKDVVIENLRQLCVFRAANNTGKPWIWWDYVTDFQIRCPMKEKKYNKECAHSVIKSLGLDMDSIEKCMGDPDADSENPVLKEEQQAQIGKGSRGDVTILPTLVVNNRQYRGKLAKGAVLKAICAGFEEATEPSICLSSDIETNECLENNGGCWQDRAANLTACKDTYRGRVCECPLVDGVQLKGDGYTICEVARGPGRCNVNNGGCWQESRNGLSMSACVDNGEVKCKCPPGFKGDGVKTCEDINECKEKKACQCSECSCTNTWGSYDCSCSGDLLYMRDHDTCISKNASAAKSSWSFFWVILIGLAIAAGGAYMVYKYRLRAYMDSEIRAIMAQYMPLDSQGEVPNHVHGDRLDRL, encoded by the exons atgGGTTATCGGAATTTGGGtttctttccatttccatGGCTTCTGTGGCTATCTCTGGTTCCCCTTTGTATGGGGAGGTTTGTAGTGGAGAAAAACAGCTTGAGGGTGACTTCTCCTGAGAAAATCAGGGGGACTTATGATTCTGCCATTGGAAATTTTGGGATTCCTCAGTATGGAGGTAGCTTGGCAGGTGTGGTGGTTTATCCAAAGGAGAATCAGAAAGGTTGTAAAGACTTCGGTGATTTTCATATCTCGTTCCAGTCGAAGCCAGGGTCTCTCCCTATATTTGTCATGGTCGATCGTGGAG ATTGTTTATTTGCCCTTAAGGTTTGGAATGCTCAAAAGGTAGGTGCTTCTGCAGTTCTTGTTGCAGACCACCTTGACGAGCCATTAATCACTATGGACTCACCAGAGGAGGATGGTTCAACTGCAACATACGtagaaaatataacaataccATCTGCACTTATAAGAAAGGGTTTCAGTGaacaattaaagaaagaaatcaatGCTGGGGAAATGGTCAGCCTGAGTCTTGATTGGAGAGAAGCTGTTCCACATCCTGATGATCGTGTGGAATATGAGCTCTGGACTAATAGTAATGATGAATGTGGGTTTAAATGTGATATGTTGATGGAGTTTTTGAAAGATTTCAAGGGTGCTGCTCAGATACTTGAGAGGCGTCGGTATACTCAGTTTACACCACATTATATAACTTGGTTCTGTCCCCAGGCGTTCACCTTAAGCAGACAATGCAAATCACAGTGCATCAATCATGGAAGATACTGTGCTCCTGACCCAGAGCAGGATTTTAATTCAGGATATGATGGAAAAGATGTAGTTATTGAAAACCTGAGACAGCTATGTGTTTTCAGAGCTGCAAATAATACTGGAAAGCCCTGGATTTGGTGGGACTATGTAACTGATTTTCAAATTCGATGCCCCATGAAGGAGAAAAAGTACAACAAGGAATGTGCTCATTCTGTAATCAAATCACTTG GGCTTGATATGGACTCGATAGAAAAGTGTATGGGAGACCCAGATGCTGATTCTGAAAATCCTGTCCTCAAAGAAGAGCAACAAGCTCAG ATTGGGAAGGGATCAAGGGGTGATGTAACCATATTGCCAACTCTTGTGGTCAATAATCGACAGTATCGag GAAAGCTGGCAAAGGGTGCCGTTCTTAAGGCCATATGTGCAGGTTTTGAGGAAGCCACTGAACCATCTATTTGTTTGAGTAGTG ATATTGAGACAAATGAATGCTTGGAGAATAATGGTGGTTGTTGGCAGGATAGAGCGGCCAATCTCACAGCTTGCAAG GATACATACCGTGGGAGGGTTTGCGAGTGCCCCCTGGTAGATGGGGTGCAGCTTAAAGGAGATGGTTACACCATCTGTGAAG TAGCTAGAGGGCCTGGAAGGTGCAACGTAAATAATGGTGGCTGTTGGCAAGAAAGTCGTAATGGACTTTCAATGTCTGCTTGTGTG GATAATGGGGAGGTTAAATGTAAATGTCCTCCAGGATTTAAAGGTGATGGTGTCAAAACATGTGAAG ATATTAATGAATGCAAGGAGAAGAAGGCTTGTCAATGTTCTGAATGTAGCTGCACGAATACATGGGGAAGCTATGACTGTAGTTGTAGTGGTGATCTTTTATATATGAGGGACCATGATACCTGCATAA GTAAGAATGCTAGCGCAGCAAAATCATCTTGGAGTTTCTTTTGGGTTATTTTGATTGGCCTGGCTATCGCTGCTGGTGGAGCATATATGGTATACAAATACAGATTAAGG GCATATATGGATTCAGAGATCAGAGCTATTATGGCACAGTATATGCCCCTGGACAGCCAAGGAGAAGTGCCAAATCATGTCCACGGGGACCGCTTGGACCGCCTGTGA
- the LOC101212914 gene encoding bifunctional aspartate aminotransferase and glutamate/aspartate-prephenate aminotransferase translates to MASSLHILPDASRLGFRHQFSGADSTLDSAFGSLSFPSQRLAPSLKSVQLTKKVKPVMAGNIPDHVSVDISLSPRVNSVKPSKTVAISDQATALVQAGVPVIRLAAGEPDFDTPAPITEAGINAIRDGYTRYTANAGTLELRQAICHKLKDENGLSYTPDQILVSNGAKQSILQAVVAVCSPGDEVIIPAPFWVSYPEMARLADATPVILPTHIDNNFLLDPKLLESKITEKSRLLILCSPSNPTGSVYPKELLEKIAEIVAKHPRLLVLSDEIYEHIIYAPATHTSFASLPGMWERTLTVNGFSKAFAMTGWRLGYIAGPKHFVSACGKIQSQSTSGASSISQKAAVAALGMGYAGGEAVATMVKAFRERRDYLVKSFGELAGVKISEPQGAFYLFLDFSSYYGAEVEGFGVINNSESLCRYLLEKGQVALVPGDAFGDDTCIRISYAESLSVLQAAVERIKKALEAARPVVPV, encoded by the exons ATGGCAAGTTCCTTGCACATTTTACCTGATGCTTCTCGTCTTGGATTCAGACACCAATTTTCTGGAGCTGATTCTACCTTGGATTCTGCTTTTGGATCCCTATCTTTCCCTTCTCAACGTCTTGCTCCCTCCCTCAA GTCTGTACAGTTGACTAAGAAAGTGAAGCCAGTAATGGCTGGAAATATTCCCGACCATGTGAGTGTCGACATTTCTTTGAGCCCAAGAGTGAACTCTGTAAAACCTTCCAAGACAGTTGCCATAAGTGATCAGGCTACGGCTCTTGTGCAAGCCGGTGTGCCTGTGATCCGGTTGGCTGCTGGTGAACCTGATTTTGATACACCTGCCCCAATTACTGAG GCTGGCATTAATGCAATTCGGGATGGCTACACTCGCTACACGGCCAATGCAGGAACATTGGAACTCCGCCAAGCAATTTGTCATAAGCTGAAAG ATGAGAATGGGCTTTCATATACACCAGATCAAATATTGGTCAGCAATGGAGCCAAACAGAGTATTCTTCAGGCAGTTGTTGCTGTTTGTTCTCCAGGGGATGAG GTTATAATTCCGGCTCCTTTTTGGGTAAGCTATCCGGAAATGGCAAGGCTGGCTGATGCAACTCCTGTGATTCTTCCAACACATATAGACAATAACTTTCTTTTGGATCCAAAGCTTCTTGAATCAAAGATCACAGAGAAATCGAGACTGTTGATTCTTTGCTCTCCATCCAACCCTACAGGATCTGTTTATCCAAAGGAACTACTTGAAAAGATTGCTGAAATTGTTGCAAAACATCCTAGACTTCTG GTGCTGTCTGATGAAATATATGAACACATAATTTACGCTCCAGCAACTCACACCAGCTTTGCATCTTTGCCAGGCATGTGGGAAAGAACTCTAACTGTTAATGGGTTCTCTAAG GCCTTTGCAATGACTGGTTGGCGACTTGGATATATTGCTGGTCCCAAACACTTTGTTTCTGCTTGTGGAAAAATTCAGAGTCAG TCCACTTCAGGAGCAAGTAGCATATCCCAAAAAGCAGCTGTTGCAGCTCTAGGAATGGGCTATGCTGGTGGGGAAGCAGTTGCCACGATGGTGAAAGCCTTCCGAGAACGTCGTGATTATTTGGTAAAAAGCTTTGGCGAACTCGCAGGTGTCAAGATTTCAGAACCTCAG GGAGCTTTCTACCTCTTCCTTGATTTCAGCTCTTACTACGGAGCTGAAGTTGAAGGATTTGGTGTAATCAACAATTCAGAGTCACTTTGCAGATATCTTCTTGAGAAAGGCCAG GTTGCTTTGGTTCCAGGGGATGCATTTGGTGACGATACTTGCATTCGGATTTCATACGCTGAATCCCTCAGTGTATTGCAAGCTGCTGTGGAGAGAATTAAGAAAGCACTTGAAGCAGCTAGGCCTGTTGTTCCAGTTTAA
- the LOC101212678 gene encoding vacuolar-sorting receptor 4 isoform X2 yields MGYRNLGFFPFPWLLWLSLVPLCMGRFVVEKNSLRVTSPEKIRGTYDSAIGNFGIPQYGGSLAGVVVYPKENQKGCKDFGDFHISFQSKPGSLPIFVMVDRGDCLFALKVWNAQKVGASAVLVADHLDEPLITMDSPEEDGSTATYVENITIPSALIRKGFSEQLKKEINAGEMVSLSLDWREAVPHPDDRVEYELWTNSNDECGFKCDMLMEFLKDFKGAAQILERRRYTQFTPHYITWFCPQAFTLSRQCKSQCINHGRYCAPDPEQDFNSGYDGKDVVIENLRQLCVFRAANNTGKPWIWWDYVTDFQIRCPMKEKKYNKECAHSVIKSLGLDMDSIEKCMGDPDADSENPVLKEEQQAQIGKGSRGDVTILPTLVVNNRQYRGKLAKGAVLKAICAGFEEATEPSICLSSDIETNECLENNGGCWQDRAANLTACKDTYRGRVCECPLVDGVQLKGDGYTICEARGPGRCNVNNGGCWQESRNGLSMSACVDNGEVKCKCPPGFKGDGVKTCEDINECKEKKACQCSECSCTNTWGSYDCSCSGDLLYMRDHDTCISKNASAAKSSWSFFWVILIGLAIAAGGAYMVYKYRLRAYMDSEIRAIMAQYMPLDSQGEVPNHVHGDRLDRL; encoded by the exons atgGGTTATCGGAATTTGGGtttctttccatttccatGGCTTCTGTGGCTATCTCTGGTTCCCCTTTGTATGGGGAGGTTTGTAGTGGAGAAAAACAGCTTGAGGGTGACTTCTCCTGAGAAAATCAGGGGGACTTATGATTCTGCCATTGGAAATTTTGGGATTCCTCAGTATGGAGGTAGCTTGGCAGGTGTGGTGGTTTATCCAAAGGAGAATCAGAAAGGTTGTAAAGACTTCGGTGATTTTCATATCTCGTTCCAGTCGAAGCCAGGGTCTCTCCCTATATTTGTCATGGTCGATCGTGGAG ATTGTTTATTTGCCCTTAAGGTTTGGAATGCTCAAAAGGTAGGTGCTTCTGCAGTTCTTGTTGCAGACCACCTTGACGAGCCATTAATCACTATGGACTCACCAGAGGAGGATGGTTCAACTGCAACATACGtagaaaatataacaataccATCTGCACTTATAAGAAAGGGTTTCAGTGaacaattaaagaaagaaatcaatGCTGGGGAAATGGTCAGCCTGAGTCTTGATTGGAGAGAAGCTGTTCCACATCCTGATGATCGTGTGGAATATGAGCTCTGGACTAATAGTAATGATGAATGTGGGTTTAAATGTGATATGTTGATGGAGTTTTTGAAAGATTTCAAGGGTGCTGCTCAGATACTTGAGAGGCGTCGGTATACTCAGTTTACACCACATTATATAACTTGGTTCTGTCCCCAGGCGTTCACCTTAAGCAGACAATGCAAATCACAGTGCATCAATCATGGAAGATACTGTGCTCCTGACCCAGAGCAGGATTTTAATTCAGGATATGATGGAAAAGATGTAGTTATTGAAAACCTGAGACAGCTATGTGTTTTCAGAGCTGCAAATAATACTGGAAAGCCCTGGATTTGGTGGGACTATGTAACTGATTTTCAAATTCGATGCCCCATGAAGGAGAAAAAGTACAACAAGGAATGTGCTCATTCTGTAATCAAATCACTTG GGCTTGATATGGACTCGATAGAAAAGTGTATGGGAGACCCAGATGCTGATTCTGAAAATCCTGTCCTCAAAGAAGAGCAACAAGCTCAG ATTGGGAAGGGATCAAGGGGTGATGTAACCATATTGCCAACTCTTGTGGTCAATAATCGACAGTATCGag GAAAGCTGGCAAAGGGTGCCGTTCTTAAGGCCATATGTGCAGGTTTTGAGGAAGCCACTGAACCATCTATTTGTTTGAGTAGTG ATATTGAGACAAATGAATGCTTGGAGAATAATGGTGGTTGTTGGCAGGATAGAGCGGCCAATCTCACAGCTTGCAAG GATACATACCGTGGGAGGGTTTGCGAGTGCCCCCTGGTAGATGGGGTGCAGCTTAAAGGAGATGGTTACACCATCTGTGAAG CTAGAGGGCCTGGAAGGTGCAACGTAAATAATGGTGGCTGTTGGCAAGAAAGTCGTAATGGACTTTCAATGTCTGCTTGTGTG GATAATGGGGAGGTTAAATGTAAATGTCCTCCAGGATTTAAAGGTGATGGTGTCAAAACATGTGAAG ATATTAATGAATGCAAGGAGAAGAAGGCTTGTCAATGTTCTGAATGTAGCTGCACGAATACATGGGGAAGCTATGACTGTAGTTGTAGTGGTGATCTTTTATATATGAGGGACCATGATACCTGCATAA GTAAGAATGCTAGCGCAGCAAAATCATCTTGGAGTTTCTTTTGGGTTATTTTGATTGGCCTGGCTATCGCTGCTGGTGGAGCATATATGGTATACAAATACAGATTAAGG GCATATATGGATTCAGAGATCAGAGCTATTATGGCACAGTATATGCCCCTGGACAGCCAAGGAGAAGTGCCAAATCATGTCCACGGGGACCGCTTGGACCGCCTGTGA